The Oceaniferula flava genome contains the following window.
TTAAAGACAATAGAGGTCGAGTCTATGCCACAGGAACAGAGCCGGCACTAGCTAAGGCCGACTTGATAGCTGCGACACCAACCAAGGGTAGTGAAAGTGTTTTTTATGCCTTGTTAGGGCAGAGTTGTAGAGATTTAGGCGAATTCAAAGAGGCCATTAAGTATCTAGAATTAGCCCGCAAACATGGCAATAAAAGTTCATTTATCTACAACACGTTGGGGATGATGCATTGTTCTCAAATGGACTACCAAAAGGCTTTGGAATTACAGAACGAACAGCTCAAACACACCCCCGAGACTGTGTCAGCTCTTATTCTCAGATCCAAGCTCCATCAGTATGCGTTTGCTAATGACGAAGCGGCTCTGAAGGACATCGATAAAGCGATAGCCATGTTGAAAAAACAAGGTGTGAACCCAAAGAATATGACCTACTTTTCTCTACTAAACCGTAAGACAAGCATACTAGGGGACCGATTAAACGGTATATTTAGAAAATGAGCAGATGATCACGAATGGCACTTGCTACAGCGAATTTTCAAGGGATAGTGATTGACGGAAAATCAGTGACACACAGGTTAAGAAGTGTGCACAAGCTGTCCGCTCTTTCAGGCTTTAGCTATAACCCTATTTTGAAAGAGTCTTATCAGTGGATGTTAGGAAAAGGAAAGCCAAGAGGCCCGCTCTTACTGCCGTCATGAGAACAGGCCGGAGGGAGGTAGACAGGAACGATGTGCCGTGCCTGAAAGGTGAACGTAGAGAATCAAAGCTACGTTGTCATCTCAACACGACATTGAACATTTAAAATCCAGTCCTGACCCCATGGCTGTTAGGTATGCGGGAAAACTATTCGACTTCAGGGCGGTCCTGCATCTACCATGGTGACATGACCCCCAACCCTCCTATCTCCCGCCGCCGGGTCTTGAAGACTCTATTCTGCTCGAGCCTAGCCATGAACCTCAATTTGGCATCGTCTTCTGCCGCGACCAAGTTGGTAGAGGCAGCAGATCTGGATTTGTTTGCCCTTGGAGATTTTGGCAGTGGTGATGAGAAGCAGAAAGCGGTCGCACGGTCGATGAGGCGCTACTCGGAAAAGCTTGGAAAGAAACCGGATGGGCTCCTCATGTTAGGCGACAATTTCTATCGCAAGATGGCAGGTGGCCTGAAGTCCAAACGCTGGATCACCGGATTCTCAAACATATATCCTGCCAAAGCATTTCCCAATCCCTGCTGGGCCATTCTTGGCAATCACGACTATCGAGACACTCCTAACAACGAAAAGGTGCAGCTAGGCTACGCCGCATCGCTCGACCGCAAGACGCGCTGGACGATGCCGGCCAAGTATTATCGCGTTGATCTTCCGGCAAAAAATCCACAGGTCACCTTCCTCATGTTGGATACGAACCTGGAATCCATCAATCGCCCCCTGCACGGCCCCAAGGTTGCCTGCTGGCTGACTCCGGAAGAGCAAGCGGCACAGCTGGTCTGGCTCAAGAAAGAACTCGCCTCCGACCGCGCCCCCTTCACCGTGGTGCTCGGCCACCACCCACTCTACTCCAACGGCAAATACCAGGGCACACCCAAGCTCATCGAGGAGATCGGGGAACTCTTGGAAAAGGCCGGCGTCCACATGTACTTGAGCGGGCACGAACATGATCTGCAACACCTCGAACTCGAGGGCTTGAGAACATCCTTTGTGATTTCTGGCGGTGGGGGTGCACGCGTCAGAGGAGGGGAGGAAAAACATAAGGGCAATTTCTTCCAAGTCGCTCATGGCTTTTCCCACCTCTCGATCAAGAACGCCCGACTTCATCTCCGCCACATCGACGCCAACGGAAAAACCATCCACTCCTTCAGCAAAGGGGTGAACCACGACTGGAAGGTCGAAGTGTAGAGGCTGACCAAGCGACCTCAATGCAACATTCAACATGCACCAAATCCGGGGTCAGAATCCGGGGTCAGAATCCGAGAATCCGGGGTCAGAATCCGAGAATCCGGGGTCAGAATCCGAGAATTAGGGGTCAGAATTAGGGGTCAGAATTAGGGGTCAATTAGGGGTCAATTAGGGGTCAATTAGGGGTCAATTAGGGGTCAGGCATCAATTAGGGGTCAGGCATAGAAATGGTGCATCTCCTCTATCTTTCGCCACATTCTCTGCACCTGCTTCTTGTTTGCCAACTTCACTTTCAGCATCTGCTCCGCCCGGGTCACTCCGCTGCGCACGCCCATATGTAGCTCCTTGGCAATCCAGTCCAGCTTCACCGAGCTGTGCTTGCGGATGCTGCGCACGATCATCGCCTTGCGCCAGTCGGTCTTGTTAGCCGTGGCCAGTTCCTCCCTGCTAAGCCCGACCACTTCCAGCCCTCGCTCGATCCATAACCGCGCCGTTGCTTCAGCGTGATCGTTGGTCTGGCTACCACTGTAGCCGTTCGCCTTGCTGCCTGCCGTTCCAGTATCGCCTTTGGCCGCGCCAACCAGTAAGCTCATTTTCTCCCGAAATTCCTCGCTGCCAAAGCACCAGCCCCGCTCCACAGTCACCTGCAAACTCGCACCCTCAGGCGGATCGATCCCAGCCCTAGTGAGTCGGCTTTTATCAACAAGCCCCTCGGTGTCGGCTAGGAATTTCCTCCGGCCTGCCGCCGTGTCGGCATAACCCAGATGCTCCAGCCCGGCACCGACCGCGATCCAGCTACGCCTCTTGCTC
Protein-coding sequences here:
- a CDS encoding metallophosphoesterase, with protein sequence MNLNLASSSAATKLVEAADLDLFALGDFGSGDEKQKAVARSMRRYSEKLGKKPDGLLMLGDNFYRKMAGGLKSKRWITGFSNIYPAKAFPNPCWAILGNHDYRDTPNNEKVQLGYAASLDRKTRWTMPAKYYRVDLPAKNPQVTFLMLDTNLESINRPLHGPKVACWLTPEEQAAQLVWLKKELASDRAPFTVVLGHHPLYSNGKYQGTPKLIEEIGELLEKAGVHMYLSGHEHDLQHLELEGLRTSFVISGGGGARVRGGEEKHKGNFFQVAHGFSHLSIKNARLHLRHIDANGKTIHSFSKGVNHDWKVEV
- a CDS encoding transposase — encoded protein: MPRQVRVQYEDAIYHVMARGNRLDKIVRSDADREVFEATLEEVVGRTGWRVYAYALIDNHYHLVFKTLKANLVEGMTWFQNTVTKRHNARNKLRGHLFSGRYKAVLVEENDYLSTLIHYVHLNPVRAKLVAVKDGIENYPWCSLADYIKPASKRRSWIAVGAGLEHLGYADTAAGRRKFLADTEGLVDKSRLTRAGIDPPEGASLQVTVERGWCFGSEEFREKMSLLVGAAKGDTGTAGSKANGYSGSQTNDHAEATARLWIERGLEVVGLSREELATANKTDWRKAMIVRSIRKHSSVKLDWIAKELHMGVRSGVTRAEQMLKVKLANKKQVQRMWRKIEEMHHFYA